One window from the genome of Hemitrygon akajei chromosome 4, sHemAka1.3, whole genome shotgun sequence encodes:
- the LOC140726584 gene encoding uncharacterized protein: MAHQRVHTGERPFTCSDCGKGFTCSSKLKVHQRVHTGERPFTCSDCGKGFTQASHLLKHQSVHTAEGGFTCSDCGRRFPHSSTLQRHQSVHIGERPFTCSVCGKTFTQSSHLQSHQRVHTGENPFTCSDCGKGFTCSFNLKVHLRVHTGEKPFTCSDCGKGFTQASHLLTHQSVHTGERPFTCSVCGKTFTQSSNLQSHQRVHTGEKPFTCSDCGKGFTQSSHLKLHQRVHTGERPFTCSECGKGFTQSSKLLAHQSVHTGEWPFTCFYCGKGFTRSSELLVHQSVHTGERPFTCSDCGKGFTQASNLLRHQSVHTGERLFKCSDCGKGFAQSSQLKIHQRVHTGERPFTCSDCGKTFTQSSHLQSHQRVHTGERPFTCSDCGKGFTRSSTLLTHQSIHSEERPFSCSECGKAFTQSSHLLKHQRVHTGERPYTCSVCGKRFTQSSNLQSHQRDHTGERPFTCSDCGKGFTRSSTLLAHQSIHTGERTFSCSECGKAFTRSSHLLKHQRVHTG; the protein is encoded by the coding sequence atggctcaccagcgagttcacaccggggagcggccgttcacctgctcggactgtgggaagggattcacttgctcatctaagctgaaggtacatcagagagttcacactggagagaggccattcacctgctcagactgtgggaagggattcactcaggcatctcacctactgaaacatcagtcagttcacactgcagagggaggtttcacctgctcagattgtgggaggaGATTCCCTCattcttccaccctacagagacaccagtccGTTCAcattggagagaggccattcacctgctcagtctgtgggaagacattcactcagtcatctcacctacagagtcaccaacgagttcacactggggagaatccgttcacctgctcagactgtgggaagggattcacttgctcatttaATCTGAAGGTACATttgagagttcacactggagaaaagccgttcacctgctcagactgtgggaagggattcactcaggcatctcacctactgacacaccagtcagttcacactggggagaggccattcacctgctcagtctgtgggaagacattcactcagtcatccaacctacagagtcaccaacgagttcacactggggagaagccgttcacctgttcggactgtgggaagggattcactcaatcatctcacctgaagctacatcagagagttcacaccggggagaggccgttcacctgctcagaatgtgggaaaggattcactcagtcatccaaactactggcacatcagtcagttcacactggggagtggccattcacctgcttttactgtggaaagggattcactcggtcctcCGAACTGCtggtacaccagtcagttcacactggggagaggccattcacctgctcagactgtgggaagggattcactcaggcaTCTAACCTATTGagacaccaatcagttcacactggagagaggctgtttaaatgctcggactgtgggaagggattcgctcagtcatctcaactgaagatacaccagcgagttcacactggggagaggccgttcacctgctcagactgtgggaagacatttactcagtcatcccacctacagagtcaccaacgagttcacactggggagaggccattcacctgctcagactgtggaaagggattcactcgatcatccaccCTATTGACGCACCAGTCAATTCACAGTGAGGAGAGGCCGTTCagttgctcagaatgtgggaaggcattcacacaatCATCTCATctactgaaacaccagcgagttcacactggggagaggccatacacctgctcagtctgtgggaagagattcactcagtcatccaacctacagagtcaccagcgagatcacactggggagaggccattcacctgctcggactgtggaaagggattcactcgatcatccaccCTATTGGCGCACCAgtcaattcacactggggagaggacattcagctgctcagaatgtgggaaggcattcacacgatcatctcatctactgaaacaccagcgagttcacactggttag